One segment of Pseudomonas asgharzadehiana DNA contains the following:
- a CDS encoding tyrosine-type recombinase/integrase gives MRPRKKDRHLPACMYQKHGAYYLVRKGKWKRLGTDFQASLAEYAKLLDKGSQGGMPKLIDDALEYMRTRTKPALKPNTLKQYEAACERLKENFADFEPREVLQRHVVALKMHMADTPNMSNRVISVLRAVFTYALEQQIVDSNPCTGIRRHLEHRRDRYITHGEFQAICENSSDNMRVIYEMCYLTGQRIGDVLAIRLVDISPEGIAFKQEKTNARLLVQMTPDLEDLIARARALPRKIRGLTLFCSPRGGKPVHYSSVKDAFAISCKKAGVEDASLHDLRAKSLSDTDDQGNDAQKLGGHTDARMTQRYLRLRKTNVGLPPMMPKNT, from the coding sequence ATGCGTCCGCGCAAGAAGGACCGGCACCTGCCGGCGTGCATGTACCAGAAGCATGGCGCTTACTACCTAGTCCGCAAAGGCAAATGGAAGCGCCTGGGCACTGACTTCCAGGCATCCCTGGCCGAATACGCCAAGCTGCTGGATAAGGGAAGCCAGGGCGGAATGCCGAAGCTGATCGACGATGCGCTCGAATACATGCGCACCAGGACAAAGCCCGCGCTGAAGCCGAACACACTGAAGCAGTACGAAGCAGCCTGCGAGCGGCTGAAGGAAAACTTCGCCGACTTTGAGCCGCGCGAGGTTCTCCAGCGACACGTCGTAGCGCTCAAAATGCACATGGCGGACACGCCAAACATGTCAAACCGGGTGATCTCGGTGCTTCGGGCGGTGTTCACCTACGCCTTGGAGCAGCAGATCGTTGACTCAAATCCGTGCACCGGCATTCGGCGCCATCTTGAACACAGGCGCGACCGCTACATTACCCACGGTGAATTCCAGGCGATTTGCGAAAACTCCAGCGACAACATGCGGGTCATTTACGAGATGTGCTATCTGACCGGCCAGCGGATCGGCGACGTGCTGGCCATCCGGCTGGTCGACATCAGCCCCGAAGGAATCGCGTTCAAGCAGGAGAAGACGAATGCGAGGCTGCTGGTGCAGATGACACCCGACCTAGAAGACCTGATCGCCAGGGCCAGAGCGCTCCCTCGGAAGATCCGCGGGCTCACCCTTTTCTGCTCGCCGCGCGGCGGAAAGCCAGTGCACTACAGCTCGGTGAAGGACGCCTTCGCGATCAGTTGCAAGAAGGCTGGGGTCGAGGACGCGAGCCTGCACGACCTGCGCGCCAAGTCGCTTTCCGATACCGACGACCAGGGCAACGACGCACAGAAGCTCGGTGGCCACACCGATGCCAGGATGACACAGCGATATCTACGCCTGCGAAAAACTAATGTAGGACTACCACCAATGATGCCAAAAAACACTTGA
- a CDS encoding DUF4224 domain-containing protein: protein MFLTAEEVADLTGYKKPGAQIKWLTAERYGFAIGGDGHPKVLRQVVIGRLGGIQSRKGPELRLG, encoded by the coding sequence ATGTTTCTGACAGCAGAGGAAGTTGCCGACCTGACCGGCTACAAGAAGCCAGGGGCACAGATAAAGTGGCTGACCGCAGAACGATACGGGTTCGCGATAGGTGGCGATGGGCACCCGAAGGTGTTGCGCCAAGTTGTCATCGGGCGACTGGGTGGTATTCAATCAAGGAAAGGGCCAGAGCTTCGGCTGGGCTGA